One genomic window of Equus caballus isolate H_3958 breed thoroughbred chromosome 6, TB-T2T, whole genome shotgun sequence includes the following:
- the ITGA7 gene encoding integrin alpha-7 isoform X1: MGRPLKHLEDSETRDHRPAWGDLGLPARANFLALVGSARGVRPMAGTSGRDPWGALGICYLLGSLLAGLLSPRAVAFNLDVMGALLKEGEPDSLFGFSVALHRQLQPRPQSWLLVGAPQALALPGQQANRTGGLFACPLSLEETDCYRVDIDRGADVQKESKENQWLGVSVRSQGPGGKIVTCAHRYEARQRVDQMLETRDVIGRCFVLSQDLAIRDELDGGEWKFCEGRPQGHEQFGFCQQGTAAAFSPDSHYLLFGAPGTYNWKGTARVELCAQGSADLAHLDDGPYEAGGEKEQDPRLIPVPANSYFGLLFVTNIDSSDPDQLVYKTLDPADRLPGPAGDLALNSYLGFSIDSGKGLVRAEELSFVAGAPRANHTGAVVILRKDSASRLVPEVTLFGERLTSGFGYSLAVADLNNDGWTDLVVGAPYFFERQEELGGAVYVYLNQGGHWAEVSPLRLCGSPDSMFGISLAVLGDLNQDGFPDIAVGAPFDGHGKVFIYHGSSLGVVVKPSQVLEGEAVGIKSFGYSLSGGLDVDGNHYPDLLVGSLADTAVLFRARPVLHVSHEVFIAPRTIDLEQPNCAGGHSVCVDLRVCFSYIAAPSSYSPIVALDYVLDGDTDRRLRGQVPRVTFLSRGPDDPKHQASGTVWLKHQHDRVCGDTLFQLQENVKDKLRAIVVTLSYSLQTPRLRRQALDQGLPPVAPILSAHQPSSQRAEIHFLKQGCGEDKICQSNLQLVHARFCARVSDTEFQPLPMDADGTTALFALSGQPVIGLELKVTNLPSDPAQPQADGDDAHEAQLLVTLPASLHYSGVRALDPVEKPLCLSNENASHVECELGNPMKRGAQVTFYLILSTSGITIETTELEVELLLATISEQELHPVSARARVFIELPLSITGVAIPQQLFFSGVVRGESAMQSERDVGSKVKYEVTVSNQGQSLNTLGSAFLNIMWPHEIANGKWLLYPMRVELEGGQGPGQKGLCSPRPNILHLDVDSRDRRWRELERPEQQEPREPPEPSTSWWPVSSAEKKKNVTLDCARGTANCVVFSCPLYSFDRAAVLHVWGRLWNSTFLEEYSAVKSLEVIVRANITVKSSIKNLLLRDASTVIPVMVYLDPVAVVAEGVPWWVILLAVLAGLLVLALLVLLLWKLGFFKRARYPEATVPQYHAVKIPREDRQQFKEEKTGTILRNNWGSPRRESPDAHPILAADGHPELGPDGHPVPGTA; the protein is encoded by the exons ATGGGGAGACCCCTGAAACACCTGGAAGACAGCGAGACTCGAGACCACAGACCCGCCTGGGGAGACCTGGGGCTCCCGGCGCGAGCGAATTTCCTTGCGCTCGTGGGGAGCGCTCGAGGGGTTCGCCCCATGGCCGGGACTTCGGGCCGCGATCCTTGGGGGGCCCTCGGGATTTGTTACCTTCTTGGCTCCCTACTCGCCGGACTGCTTTCCCCAAGGGCTGTCGCCTTCAATCTGGACGTGATGGGCGCCCTGCTCAAGGAGGGCGAGCCGGATAGCCTCTTTGGCTTCTCCGTGGCTTTGCACCGTCAGTTGCAGCCCCGACCCCAGAGCTG GCTGCTGGTGGGtgctccccaggccctggctctgcctggaCAGCAGGCGAATCGCACCGGAGGCCTCTTCGCTTGTCCCCTGAGCCTGGAGGAAACTGACTGCTACAGAGTGGACATCGACCGGGGAG CTGATGTGCAGAAGGAGAGCAAGGAGAACCAGTGGTTGGGAGTCAGTGTTCGGAGCCAGGGTCCCGGGGGCAAGATTGTT ACCTGTGCACACCGATACGAGGCGCGGCAGCGAGTGGACCAGATGCTGGAGACGAGGGACGTGATCGGTCGCTGCTTTGTGCTGAGCCAGGACCTGGCCATCCGTGACGAGTTGGATGGTGGGGAGTGGAAGTTCTGTGAGGGGCGCCCTCAGGGCCACGAACAGTTTGGGTTCTGCCAGCAGGGCACGGCCGCTGCCTTCTCCCCCGACAGCCACTACCTCCTCTTTGGGGCCCCAGGAACCTATAACTGGAAGG GCACCGCCAGGGTGGAGCTCTGTGCCCAGGGCTCAGCGGACCTGGCGCACCTGGACGACGGGCCCTACGAGGCGGGGGGTGAGAAGGAACAGGACCCCCGCCTCATCCCGGTCCCTGCCAACAGCTACTTTG gGTTGCTCTTTGTGACCAACATTGATAGCTCAGACCCTGACCAGCTGGTGTATAAAACTTTGGACCCTGCTGACCGGCTTCCAGGACCAGCCGGAGACTTGGCCCTGAATAGCTACTTAG GTTTCTCCATCGACTCAGGGAAGGGTCTGGTGCGTGCAGAGGAGCTGAGCTTTGTGGCAGGGGCCCCCCGTGCCAACCACACGGGTGCTGTGGTCATTCTGCGCAAAGACAGCGCTAGTCGCCTGGTGCCTGAAGTTACGCTGTTTGGGGAGCGCCTGACCTCCGGCTTTGGCTACTCACTGGCTGTGGCTGACCTCAACAATGATGG CTGGACAGACCTAGTAGTGGGTGCCCCGTACTTCTTTGAGCGCCAAGAAGAGCTGGGGGGTGCTGTGTACGTGTACCTGAACCAGGGGGGTCACTGGGCTGAGGTCAGCCCTCTCCGGCTCTGCGGCTCCCCTGACTCCATGTTCGGGATCAGCCTGGCTGTCCTGGGCGACCTCAACCAAGATGGCTTCCCAG ACATCGCCGTGGGGGCTCCCTTTGATGGGcatgggaaagtctttatctacCATGGGAGCAGCCTGGGGGTTGTCGTCAAACCTTCCCAG GTGCTGGAGGGCGAGGCTGTGGGCATAAAGAGCTTCGGATACTCTCTGTCGGGCGGCCTGGACGTGGATGGGAACCATTACCCTGACCTGCTGGTGGGCTCCCTGGCCGACACGGCCGTGCTCTTCAG ggCCAGACCTGTCCTCCATGTCTCCCACGAGGTCTTCATTGCTCCACGAACCATCGACCTAGAACAGCCCAACTGTGCTGGTGGCCACTCAGTCTG TGTGGACCTCAGAGTCTGTTTCAGCTACATTGCAGCACCCAGCAGCTACAGCCCTATTGTGG CCCTGGATTACGTGTTAGATGGGGACACAGACCGCAGGCTCCGGGGCCAGGTCCCCCGTGTGACCTTCCTGAGCCGTGGCCCGGATGATCCCAAGCACCAGGCCTCGGGCACCGTGTGGCTGAAACACCAGCATGACCGAGTCTGTGGAGACACCCTGTTCCAGCTACAG GAGAATGTCAAAGACAAGCTTCGGGCCATTGTGGTGACCCTGTCCTATAGTCTCCAGACCCCTCGGCTCCGGCGACAGGCTCTTGACCAGGGGCTGCCCCCAGTGGCCCCCATCCTCAGTGCCCACCAGCCCAGCTCCCAGCGGGCAGAG ATCCACTTCCTgaagcaaggctgtggtgaagaCAAGATCTGCCAGAGCAATCTGCAGCTGGTCCACGCCCGCTTCTGTGCCCGGGTCAGCGACACGGAGTTCCAACCTCTGCCCAT GGATGCGGATGGGACAACAGCCCTGTTTGCACTGAGTGGGCAGCCAGTCATCGGCCTAGAGCTGAAGGTCACCAACCTGCCCTCggacccagcccagccccaggctgaTGGGGATGATGCCCACGAAGCCCAGCTCCTTGtcaccctccctgcctctctgcacTACTCAGGAGTCCGGGCCCTGGACCCTGTG GAGAAGCCGCTGTGCCTGTCCAATGAGAATGCCTCCCATGTCGAGTGTGAGCTGGGGAACCCCATGAAGAGGGGTGCCCAG GTCACTTTCTACCTCATCCTGAGCACCTCAGGGATCACTATTGAGACCACAGAGTTGGAGGTGGAGCTGCTGTTGGCCAC GATCAGTGAGCAGGAGCTGCATCCGGTCTCTGCCCGAGCCCGTGTCTTCATTGAGCTGCCGCTGTCCATCACAGG GGTAGCCATTCCTCAGCAGCTCTTCTTCTCCGGTGTGGTGCGGGGTGAGAGCGCCATGCAGTCCGAGCGGGATGTCGGCAGCAAGGTCAAGTATGAGGTCACG GTCTCCAACCAAGGCCAGTCGCTCAACACTCTGGGCTCTGCCTTCCTCAACATCATGTGGCCCCACGAGATTGCCAACGGGAAGTGGCTGCTGTACCCCATGCGGGTGGAGCTCGAGGGCGGGCAGGGGCCTGGGCAGAAGGGGCTCTGTTCCCCCAGGCCCAACATCCTCCATCTG GATGTGGACAGCAGGGATAGGCGGTGGCGGGAGCTGGAGCGGCCAGAGCAGCAAGAGCCTCGTGAGCCACCGGAGCCCAGTACGTCCTGGTGGCCAGTGTCCTctgcagagaagaagaaaaacgtCACCCTG GACTGCGCCCGGGGCACGGCCAACTGCGTGGTGTTCAGCTGCCCCCTCTACAGCTTCGACCGTGCGGCTGTGCTGCACGTCTGGGGCCGCCTCTGGAACAGCACCTTCCTGGAG GAGTACTCAGCTGTGAAGTCCCTGGAAGTGATCGTCCGAGCCAACATCACTGTGAAGTCCTCCATCAAGAACTTGCTGCTCAGAGACGCCTCCACAGTG ATCCCAGTGATGGTATACTTGGACCCGGTGGCTGTGGTGGCAGAAGGAGTCCCCTGGTGGGTCATCCTTTTGGCTGTCCTGGCCGGGCTGCTGGTGCTGGCGCTGCTGGTGCTGCTCTTGTGGAAG TTGGGATTCTTCAAGCGGGCGCGGTACCCCGAGGCCACCGTACCCCAGTACCACGCGGTGAAGATCCCTCGGGAAGACCGACAGCAGTTCAAGGAGGAGAAGACGGGCACCATCCTAAGGAATAACTGGGGCAGCCCCCGGCGGGAGAGCCCCGATGCACATCCCATCCTCGCTGCGGATGGGCACCCTGAGCTGGGCCCTGATGGGCATCCTGTGCCAGGAACTGCCTAG
- the ITGA7 gene encoding integrin alpha-7 isoform X3 — MGRPLKHLEDSETRDHRPAWGDLGLPARANFLALVGSARGVRPMAGTSGRDPWGALGICYLLGSLLAGLLSPRAVAFNLDVMGALLKEGEPDSLFGFSVALHRQLQPRPQSWLLVGAPQALALPGQQANRTGGLFACPLSLEETDCYRVDIDRGADVQKESKENQWLGVSVRSQGPGGKIVTCAHRYEARQRVDQMLETRDVIGRCFVLSQDLAIRDELDGGEWKFCEGRPQGHEQFGFCQQGTAAAFSPDSHYLLFGAPGTYNWKGTARVELCAQGSADLAHLDDGPYEAGGEKEQDPRLIPVPANSYFGFSIDSGKGLVRAEELSFVAGAPRANHTGAVVILRKDSASRLVPEVTLFGERLTSGFGYSLAVADLNNDGWTDLVVGAPYFFERQEELGGAVYVYLNQGGHWAEVSPLRLCGSPDSMFGISLAVLGDLNQDGFPDIAVGAPFDGHGKVFIYHGSSLGVVVKPSQVLEGEAVGIKSFGYSLSGGLDVDGNHYPDLLVGSLADTAVLFRARPVLHVSHEVFIAPRTIDLEQPNCAGGHSVCVDLRVCFSYIAAPSSYSPIVALDYVLDGDTDRRLRGQVPRVTFLSRGPDDPKHQASGTVWLKHQHDRVCGDTLFQLQENVKDKLRAIVVTLSYSLQTPRLRRQALDQGLPPVAPILSAHQPSSQRAEIHFLKQGCGEDKICQSNLQLVHARFCARVSDTEFQPLPMDADGTTALFALSGQPVIGLELKVTNLPSDPAQPQADGDDAHEAQLLVTLPASLHYSGVRALDPVEKPLCLSNENASHVECELGNPMKRGAQVTFYLILSTSGITIETTELEVELLLATISEQELHPVSARARVFIELPLSITGVAIPQQLFFSGVVRGESAMQSERDVGSKVKYEVTVSNQGQSLNTLGSAFLNIMWPHEIANGKWLLYPMRVELEGGQGPGQKGLCSPRPNILHLDVDSRDRRWRELERPEQQEPREPPEPSTSWWPVSSAEKKKNVTLDCARGTANCVVFSCPLYSFDRAAVLHVWGRLWNSTFLEEYSAVKSLEVIVRANITVKSSIKNLLLRDASTVIPVMVYLDPVAVVAEGVPWWVILLAVLAGLLVLALLVLLLWKLGFFKRARYPEATVPQYHAVKIPREDRQQFKEEKTGTILRNNWGSPRRESPDAHPILAADGHPELGPDGHPVPGTA; from the exons ATGGGGAGACCCCTGAAACACCTGGAAGACAGCGAGACTCGAGACCACAGACCCGCCTGGGGAGACCTGGGGCTCCCGGCGCGAGCGAATTTCCTTGCGCTCGTGGGGAGCGCTCGAGGGGTTCGCCCCATGGCCGGGACTTCGGGCCGCGATCCTTGGGGGGCCCTCGGGATTTGTTACCTTCTTGGCTCCCTACTCGCCGGACTGCTTTCCCCAAGGGCTGTCGCCTTCAATCTGGACGTGATGGGCGCCCTGCTCAAGGAGGGCGAGCCGGATAGCCTCTTTGGCTTCTCCGTGGCTTTGCACCGTCAGTTGCAGCCCCGACCCCAGAGCTG GCTGCTGGTGGGtgctccccaggccctggctctgcctggaCAGCAGGCGAATCGCACCGGAGGCCTCTTCGCTTGTCCCCTGAGCCTGGAGGAAACTGACTGCTACAGAGTGGACATCGACCGGGGAG CTGATGTGCAGAAGGAGAGCAAGGAGAACCAGTGGTTGGGAGTCAGTGTTCGGAGCCAGGGTCCCGGGGGCAAGATTGTT ACCTGTGCACACCGATACGAGGCGCGGCAGCGAGTGGACCAGATGCTGGAGACGAGGGACGTGATCGGTCGCTGCTTTGTGCTGAGCCAGGACCTGGCCATCCGTGACGAGTTGGATGGTGGGGAGTGGAAGTTCTGTGAGGGGCGCCCTCAGGGCCACGAACAGTTTGGGTTCTGCCAGCAGGGCACGGCCGCTGCCTTCTCCCCCGACAGCCACTACCTCCTCTTTGGGGCCCCAGGAACCTATAACTGGAAGG GCACCGCCAGGGTGGAGCTCTGTGCCCAGGGCTCAGCGGACCTGGCGCACCTGGACGACGGGCCCTACGAGGCGGGGGGTGAGAAGGAACAGGACCCCCGCCTCATCCCGGTCCCTGCCAACAGCTACTTTG GTTTCTCCATCGACTCAGGGAAGGGTCTGGTGCGTGCAGAGGAGCTGAGCTTTGTGGCAGGGGCCCCCCGTGCCAACCACACGGGTGCTGTGGTCATTCTGCGCAAAGACAGCGCTAGTCGCCTGGTGCCTGAAGTTACGCTGTTTGGGGAGCGCCTGACCTCCGGCTTTGGCTACTCACTGGCTGTGGCTGACCTCAACAATGATGG CTGGACAGACCTAGTAGTGGGTGCCCCGTACTTCTTTGAGCGCCAAGAAGAGCTGGGGGGTGCTGTGTACGTGTACCTGAACCAGGGGGGTCACTGGGCTGAGGTCAGCCCTCTCCGGCTCTGCGGCTCCCCTGACTCCATGTTCGGGATCAGCCTGGCTGTCCTGGGCGACCTCAACCAAGATGGCTTCCCAG ACATCGCCGTGGGGGCTCCCTTTGATGGGcatgggaaagtctttatctacCATGGGAGCAGCCTGGGGGTTGTCGTCAAACCTTCCCAG GTGCTGGAGGGCGAGGCTGTGGGCATAAAGAGCTTCGGATACTCTCTGTCGGGCGGCCTGGACGTGGATGGGAACCATTACCCTGACCTGCTGGTGGGCTCCCTGGCCGACACGGCCGTGCTCTTCAG ggCCAGACCTGTCCTCCATGTCTCCCACGAGGTCTTCATTGCTCCACGAACCATCGACCTAGAACAGCCCAACTGTGCTGGTGGCCACTCAGTCTG TGTGGACCTCAGAGTCTGTTTCAGCTACATTGCAGCACCCAGCAGCTACAGCCCTATTGTGG CCCTGGATTACGTGTTAGATGGGGACACAGACCGCAGGCTCCGGGGCCAGGTCCCCCGTGTGACCTTCCTGAGCCGTGGCCCGGATGATCCCAAGCACCAGGCCTCGGGCACCGTGTGGCTGAAACACCAGCATGACCGAGTCTGTGGAGACACCCTGTTCCAGCTACAG GAGAATGTCAAAGACAAGCTTCGGGCCATTGTGGTGACCCTGTCCTATAGTCTCCAGACCCCTCGGCTCCGGCGACAGGCTCTTGACCAGGGGCTGCCCCCAGTGGCCCCCATCCTCAGTGCCCACCAGCCCAGCTCCCAGCGGGCAGAG ATCCACTTCCTgaagcaaggctgtggtgaagaCAAGATCTGCCAGAGCAATCTGCAGCTGGTCCACGCCCGCTTCTGTGCCCGGGTCAGCGACACGGAGTTCCAACCTCTGCCCAT GGATGCGGATGGGACAACAGCCCTGTTTGCACTGAGTGGGCAGCCAGTCATCGGCCTAGAGCTGAAGGTCACCAACCTGCCCTCggacccagcccagccccaggctgaTGGGGATGATGCCCACGAAGCCCAGCTCCTTGtcaccctccctgcctctctgcacTACTCAGGAGTCCGGGCCCTGGACCCTGTG GAGAAGCCGCTGTGCCTGTCCAATGAGAATGCCTCCCATGTCGAGTGTGAGCTGGGGAACCCCATGAAGAGGGGTGCCCAG GTCACTTTCTACCTCATCCTGAGCACCTCAGGGATCACTATTGAGACCACAGAGTTGGAGGTGGAGCTGCTGTTGGCCAC GATCAGTGAGCAGGAGCTGCATCCGGTCTCTGCCCGAGCCCGTGTCTTCATTGAGCTGCCGCTGTCCATCACAGG GGTAGCCATTCCTCAGCAGCTCTTCTTCTCCGGTGTGGTGCGGGGTGAGAGCGCCATGCAGTCCGAGCGGGATGTCGGCAGCAAGGTCAAGTATGAGGTCACG GTCTCCAACCAAGGCCAGTCGCTCAACACTCTGGGCTCTGCCTTCCTCAACATCATGTGGCCCCACGAGATTGCCAACGGGAAGTGGCTGCTGTACCCCATGCGGGTGGAGCTCGAGGGCGGGCAGGGGCCTGGGCAGAAGGGGCTCTGTTCCCCCAGGCCCAACATCCTCCATCTG GATGTGGACAGCAGGGATAGGCGGTGGCGGGAGCTGGAGCGGCCAGAGCAGCAAGAGCCTCGTGAGCCACCGGAGCCCAGTACGTCCTGGTGGCCAGTGTCCTctgcagagaagaagaaaaacgtCACCCTG GACTGCGCCCGGGGCACGGCCAACTGCGTGGTGTTCAGCTGCCCCCTCTACAGCTTCGACCGTGCGGCTGTGCTGCACGTCTGGGGCCGCCTCTGGAACAGCACCTTCCTGGAG GAGTACTCAGCTGTGAAGTCCCTGGAAGTGATCGTCCGAGCCAACATCACTGTGAAGTCCTCCATCAAGAACTTGCTGCTCAGAGACGCCTCCACAGTG ATCCCAGTGATGGTATACTTGGACCCGGTGGCTGTGGTGGCAGAAGGAGTCCCCTGGTGGGTCATCCTTTTGGCTGTCCTGGCCGGGCTGCTGGTGCTGGCGCTGCTGGTGCTGCTCTTGTGGAAG TTGGGATTCTTCAAGCGGGCGCGGTACCCCGAGGCCACCGTACCCCAGTACCACGCGGTGAAGATCCCTCGGGAAGACCGACAGCAGTTCAAGGAGGAGAAGACGGGCACCATCCTAAGGAATAACTGGGGCAGCCCCCGGCGGGAGAGCCCCGATGCACATCCCATCCTCGCTGCGGATGGGCACCCTGAGCTGGGCCCTGATGGGCATCCTGTGCCAGGAACTGCCTAG
- the ITGA7 gene encoding integrin alpha-7 isoform X4, with product MGRPLKHLEDSETRDHRPAWGDLGLPARANFLALVGSARGVRPMAGTSGRDPWGALGICYLLGSLLAGLLSPRAVAFNLDVMGALLKEGEPDSLFGFSVALHRQLQPRPQSWLLVGAPQALALPGQQANRTGGLFACPLSLEETDCYRVDIDRGADVQKESKENQWLGVSVRSQGPGGKIVTCAHRYEARQRVDQMLETRDVIGRCFVLSQDLAIRDELDGGEWKFCEGRPQGHEQFGFCQQGTAAAFSPDSHYLLFGAPGTYNWKGLLFVTNIDSSDPDQLVYKTLDPADRLPGPAGDLALNSYLGFSIDSGKGLVRAEELSFVAGAPRANHTGAVVILRKDSASRLVPEVTLFGERLTSGFGYSLAVADLNNDGWTDLVVGAPYFFERQEELGGAVYVYLNQGGHWAEVSPLRLCGSPDSMFGISLAVLGDLNQDGFPDIAVGAPFDGHGKVFIYHGSSLGVVVKPSQVLEGEAVGIKSFGYSLSGGLDVDGNHYPDLLVGSLADTAVLFRARPVLHVSHEVFIAPRTIDLEQPNCAGGHSVCVDLRVCFSYIAAPSSYSPIVALDYVLDGDTDRRLRGQVPRVTFLSRGPDDPKHQASGTVWLKHQHDRVCGDTLFQLQENVKDKLRAIVVTLSYSLQTPRLRRQALDQGLPPVAPILSAHQPSSQRAEIHFLKQGCGEDKICQSNLQLVHARFCARVSDTEFQPLPMDADGTTALFALSGQPVIGLELKVTNLPSDPAQPQADGDDAHEAQLLVTLPASLHYSGVRALDPVEKPLCLSNENASHVECELGNPMKRGAQVTFYLILSTSGITIETTELEVELLLATISEQELHPVSARARVFIELPLSITGVAIPQQLFFSGVVRGESAMQSERDVGSKVKYEVTVSNQGQSLNTLGSAFLNIMWPHEIANGKWLLYPMRVELEGGQGPGQKGLCSPRPNILHLDVDSRDRRWRELERPEQQEPREPPEPSTSWWPVSSAEKKKNVTLDCARGTANCVVFSCPLYSFDRAAVLHVWGRLWNSTFLEEYSAVKSLEVIVRANITVKSSIKNLLLRDASTVIPVMVYLDPVAVVAEGVPWWVILLAVLAGLLVLALLVLLLWKLGFFKRARYPEATVPQYHAVKIPREDRQQFKEEKTGTILRNNWGSPRRESPDAHPILAADGHPELGPDGHPVPGTA from the exons ATGGGGAGACCCCTGAAACACCTGGAAGACAGCGAGACTCGAGACCACAGACCCGCCTGGGGAGACCTGGGGCTCCCGGCGCGAGCGAATTTCCTTGCGCTCGTGGGGAGCGCTCGAGGGGTTCGCCCCATGGCCGGGACTTCGGGCCGCGATCCTTGGGGGGCCCTCGGGATTTGTTACCTTCTTGGCTCCCTACTCGCCGGACTGCTTTCCCCAAGGGCTGTCGCCTTCAATCTGGACGTGATGGGCGCCCTGCTCAAGGAGGGCGAGCCGGATAGCCTCTTTGGCTTCTCCGTGGCTTTGCACCGTCAGTTGCAGCCCCGACCCCAGAGCTG GCTGCTGGTGGGtgctccccaggccctggctctgcctggaCAGCAGGCGAATCGCACCGGAGGCCTCTTCGCTTGTCCCCTGAGCCTGGAGGAAACTGACTGCTACAGAGTGGACATCGACCGGGGAG CTGATGTGCAGAAGGAGAGCAAGGAGAACCAGTGGTTGGGAGTCAGTGTTCGGAGCCAGGGTCCCGGGGGCAAGATTGTT ACCTGTGCACACCGATACGAGGCGCGGCAGCGAGTGGACCAGATGCTGGAGACGAGGGACGTGATCGGTCGCTGCTTTGTGCTGAGCCAGGACCTGGCCATCCGTGACGAGTTGGATGGTGGGGAGTGGAAGTTCTGTGAGGGGCGCCCTCAGGGCCACGAACAGTTTGGGTTCTGCCAGCAGGGCACGGCCGCTGCCTTCTCCCCCGACAGCCACTACCTCCTCTTTGGGGCCCCAGGAACCTATAACTGGAAGG gGTTGCTCTTTGTGACCAACATTGATAGCTCAGACCCTGACCAGCTGGTGTATAAAACTTTGGACCCTGCTGACCGGCTTCCAGGACCAGCCGGAGACTTGGCCCTGAATAGCTACTTAG GTTTCTCCATCGACTCAGGGAAGGGTCTGGTGCGTGCAGAGGAGCTGAGCTTTGTGGCAGGGGCCCCCCGTGCCAACCACACGGGTGCTGTGGTCATTCTGCGCAAAGACAGCGCTAGTCGCCTGGTGCCTGAAGTTACGCTGTTTGGGGAGCGCCTGACCTCCGGCTTTGGCTACTCACTGGCTGTGGCTGACCTCAACAATGATGG CTGGACAGACCTAGTAGTGGGTGCCCCGTACTTCTTTGAGCGCCAAGAAGAGCTGGGGGGTGCTGTGTACGTGTACCTGAACCAGGGGGGTCACTGGGCTGAGGTCAGCCCTCTCCGGCTCTGCGGCTCCCCTGACTCCATGTTCGGGATCAGCCTGGCTGTCCTGGGCGACCTCAACCAAGATGGCTTCCCAG ACATCGCCGTGGGGGCTCCCTTTGATGGGcatgggaaagtctttatctacCATGGGAGCAGCCTGGGGGTTGTCGTCAAACCTTCCCAG GTGCTGGAGGGCGAGGCTGTGGGCATAAAGAGCTTCGGATACTCTCTGTCGGGCGGCCTGGACGTGGATGGGAACCATTACCCTGACCTGCTGGTGGGCTCCCTGGCCGACACGGCCGTGCTCTTCAG ggCCAGACCTGTCCTCCATGTCTCCCACGAGGTCTTCATTGCTCCACGAACCATCGACCTAGAACAGCCCAACTGTGCTGGTGGCCACTCAGTCTG TGTGGACCTCAGAGTCTGTTTCAGCTACATTGCAGCACCCAGCAGCTACAGCCCTATTGTGG CCCTGGATTACGTGTTAGATGGGGACACAGACCGCAGGCTCCGGGGCCAGGTCCCCCGTGTGACCTTCCTGAGCCGTGGCCCGGATGATCCCAAGCACCAGGCCTCGGGCACCGTGTGGCTGAAACACCAGCATGACCGAGTCTGTGGAGACACCCTGTTCCAGCTACAG GAGAATGTCAAAGACAAGCTTCGGGCCATTGTGGTGACCCTGTCCTATAGTCTCCAGACCCCTCGGCTCCGGCGACAGGCTCTTGACCAGGGGCTGCCCCCAGTGGCCCCCATCCTCAGTGCCCACCAGCCCAGCTCCCAGCGGGCAGAG ATCCACTTCCTgaagcaaggctgtggtgaagaCAAGATCTGCCAGAGCAATCTGCAGCTGGTCCACGCCCGCTTCTGTGCCCGGGTCAGCGACACGGAGTTCCAACCTCTGCCCAT GGATGCGGATGGGACAACAGCCCTGTTTGCACTGAGTGGGCAGCCAGTCATCGGCCTAGAGCTGAAGGTCACCAACCTGCCCTCggacccagcccagccccaggctgaTGGGGATGATGCCCACGAAGCCCAGCTCCTTGtcaccctccctgcctctctgcacTACTCAGGAGTCCGGGCCCTGGACCCTGTG GAGAAGCCGCTGTGCCTGTCCAATGAGAATGCCTCCCATGTCGAGTGTGAGCTGGGGAACCCCATGAAGAGGGGTGCCCAG GTCACTTTCTACCTCATCCTGAGCACCTCAGGGATCACTATTGAGACCACAGAGTTGGAGGTGGAGCTGCTGTTGGCCAC GATCAGTGAGCAGGAGCTGCATCCGGTCTCTGCCCGAGCCCGTGTCTTCATTGAGCTGCCGCTGTCCATCACAGG GGTAGCCATTCCTCAGCAGCTCTTCTTCTCCGGTGTGGTGCGGGGTGAGAGCGCCATGCAGTCCGAGCGGGATGTCGGCAGCAAGGTCAAGTATGAGGTCACG GTCTCCAACCAAGGCCAGTCGCTCAACACTCTGGGCTCTGCCTTCCTCAACATCATGTGGCCCCACGAGATTGCCAACGGGAAGTGGCTGCTGTACCCCATGCGGGTGGAGCTCGAGGGCGGGCAGGGGCCTGGGCAGAAGGGGCTCTGTTCCCCCAGGCCCAACATCCTCCATCTG GATGTGGACAGCAGGGATAGGCGGTGGCGGGAGCTGGAGCGGCCAGAGCAGCAAGAGCCTCGTGAGCCACCGGAGCCCAGTACGTCCTGGTGGCCAGTGTCCTctgcagagaagaagaaaaacgtCACCCTG GACTGCGCCCGGGGCACGGCCAACTGCGTGGTGTTCAGCTGCCCCCTCTACAGCTTCGACCGTGCGGCTGTGCTGCACGTCTGGGGCCGCCTCTGGAACAGCACCTTCCTGGAG GAGTACTCAGCTGTGAAGTCCCTGGAAGTGATCGTCCGAGCCAACATCACTGTGAAGTCCTCCATCAAGAACTTGCTGCTCAGAGACGCCTCCACAGTG ATCCCAGTGATGGTATACTTGGACCCGGTGGCTGTGGTGGCAGAAGGAGTCCCCTGGTGGGTCATCCTTTTGGCTGTCCTGGCCGGGCTGCTGGTGCTGGCGCTGCTGGTGCTGCTCTTGTGGAAG TTGGGATTCTTCAAGCGGGCGCGGTACCCCGAGGCCACCGTACCCCAGTACCACGCGGTGAAGATCCCTCGGGAAGACCGACAGCAGTTCAAGGAGGAGAAGACGGGCACCATCCTAAGGAATAACTGGGGCAGCCCCCGGCGGGAGAGCCCCGATGCACATCCCATCCTCGCTGCGGATGGGCACCCTGAGCTGGGCCCTGATGGGCATCCTGTGCCAGGAACTGCCTAG